CTGAAAGAGCAGTTAGAAGGTGATTTTCCTGGAAAGAAGATGGTTTTCGTGAAAGACATGGGAGCAAGTATTCTTAGAGAGTCGCGACATGATAAAATCCCGAAGGGATTTCGGCACACTTTCTTGATACGTAATCCtaataaaatcatgaaatctcAACTGAAAGGGTTTATGAGAGCACAAAAGACAGGATCATTTAAAAACCCCAAGCTTACTCCCGACAAAATACGTCCCGTTCAGTATTTGAATGAACTATGGAAGTACGTGAAAGCTGAAGGTTTAGAGTCACGACCTGTGATCATTGATATCGACGAGCTTCTGGAGAATCCCAAAGAAATGCTGGAAGCTTACTGTAAAGAAATCGGCATCCCCTTCACAGAAGATCTACTGACTTGGCCCGCGGGTGATGACGTCATGACAAAGATCTGGATGGTTCCCAAGCAAACCATACTCACCTATCGTGCAGTTGGAGTACATGATGGAACCTTTGCAAGCACAGGATTTCATAAATCACCGACTACGACTGTTGATAGTAGCAGCGCTGAAGATGAACTAATGAAACAGATTCCGCCAATTTTAGCGCAAGTATTTAAAGGGATGGTGGACAGAGAATATACTTATTATGAAGAACTATATGCCGAACGGCTGACTCTAAATAAGTAGGCCTGGATGCCTGGATGGTGTATCGGATATACCCTGGTTTTGACGTTATCTGAGGTTTACTAAGAACAAACATACGAACATGTTCCTAGAATTAAGCTGTACAATCACTTGGTctcattacaaaaaaaaaatcgggaAACGTCATGCCTCTCTGATATTAACTATAATACAGTTAACACACTTCATCGTTAGTGAAATTGTTTTTGCGTCCGATTTCGGTTTTCAAGAACATTAGTTTATTGTTTTTTCGGGGGGAAATTAGGTTACACTTAGTAAGGGTAACACTCTGCACAATGGCAATGTAGACAAtattaattatgttttttttttttaaagtcggtaatgaaactgagataataCTAGGCAAAAATGaggagaaaaaaacaaacaataggcctaaaaaacataagaaaattgacATAAACATTTTTTCATAGCTTTGCATTAAGTTTGCAACCAAGTAGGCCCCCTATTCAAGAGACACTGAGGAAGTTAGTATTAAATGGTAGTAacgcaattttcaaaatttccgactttagcCTGAATGGATTCGGGTCACATTGGATTTCTGTACGTAAGGCGATGCTTATTAAGTGACGTAACataggtgtgtgtgtgggggggggaatGTTTGTGTTTGTACCCGGTCTTTACTATGACCGAATTTAAATGAATTATTTGGCACCCTGGTTATTTACATTTAAACGCCTGATACTAAATACTAAACTTAAAACACAGTGTCTATATTGAAAACGTTTTTCATAAACATGTATATTtatagatataaaaaaaatcgTGTTTAGAAATTCaccacttttcttgcaccacgttagatagatagatttatttggAATCTTCACTTTTAcaacagtggcactcatctacccGATGGTGCGTCCACATCAAAacacgtttctaaacatgtttgattcctaaacaccatTGTCAAATTTCAAGACATCGtgtgttaaattcctaaacacaaggcatcaaattccaTAAAACATGTGTAGTAAAACACGTCTATAAACGTAGTGCAAGATAACACTTTTTGCAGTTTAAACTAGAGATTTGTAAAATAAACATGTTAAACGTAAACACCATTGTCAAATTCCAAGACATTATGtgtttttgaaaatcctaaacaaatgtcatcaaatttcaaaacaatgtTTAGCAGTTaaatgtgtttacaaatcgaCTAAAATTTCTTTTGGAATGTGTTTGtccgggggagggggcactcgaattacattttgacaaGGGTGTGCCGCTGGAACTATAAAACCCCTACCCATGTTTAGgaattttttaacataaaaatggATGATTTGACAGTTTGTgaccatttttgttttaaatctggACCCATATttctggatttttttctcaaaccaggacccatgtttagggtttcCTTGCAAACAAACGATCCGTTAGAGCGGTACATCCCTGTATAtcttatataaacatctcaaaaggtaactaaccccccttaaataatggccattattcaaaaaggagtTACTgtaaatttaatgtagtgaggtccagatttgaaagttgcacttacatacaaatttttacaatgcaaaaacactcagatatcattacacagatttccttccattacgctgaatgcaaaatcaataaaatttactgcaacttttaaatctggggctacattgatttaaatgtacactgtgacgtcaatatttagtcaattgctacaaatgaggtgtcaaaatgtgcagaaataaattctgcttccaacgcattttatagATTTATAAtgcaatcacccgtttttgaataatggtcattatttaaggggggttagttactttttttgagatgtttacttgagTACCGCCCCCACACACACACGGGGATTGGACATTATCGGTTTCAGACAATTGTGGAAATATGTGTgtgtttaaataaaaaatttgtcAGTCAAATTTATTATTTCTTAATAATATTACACCTTTATTTCGACTTAAGGAACGTTCAccaaaaatattcttaaaacgttTCAAACGTGTTATAAACACGTTTTTTTCATAACGTTTGATTAACATTTAaatgggtatttctctgaaaaggtgtactattggaagataggcaaatatgaatttgaaaatgattataaaaatgtttcctttacatatctgtaaggatgtaagtctctagtgcatgaaaacaatatttggcgccaTCTTTaggggcgccctctatattatagagggcgtaatctgcaggttgtgccaggtgagcatcatctccgtcacatctaggccaaaaaggaaaaaaggacacaaaaattgttaaaactcttaattatgagttttatggataacctGTAAGTTGCTTggttcatgtttgcttttttcatttaaaaaaaaaatgactttgtactttcgtcatttagttgggacaatgagaggcaggctgtacggtaAAAGTCATGTctgttggtattttttttatacaaacttaagtatattcataattttgcttgaaataactaaataaatttctattaacatatacacatacaatatcaattacatttccaaatagtaaattccatgttgtctgggtcaaaggtcaaataaaggtcaacaacaattgtgatggagatgacattgctgtgatggagatgatggtgatgtgacggagatgatatttctacaagaattcctatagagaatcatctccgccacggcaaattgtgacgccaactgatgtagcggagatgatggttcagacattacTTACGGTTAATAGCAGGGTAAAGCTTACCCACGTGTtgcatatcaccacaacagcttgtgggacatattcaaccatcattattttcctgaaaaattcaacaataacacttatatcaaattgatcagaaacgtttggagatgatgttgaataaaggtacgcgcctgtatacttgaagataccctcaaaattggcaggaaaagagtgccaatgtgcagctatttcgggttgatgtttttcgtcgtctgtaaacgGCAGCGTAcggggtcaaattattgacctctgatatttggtcttcacctccagccgttttgatgccaatgtgacggcaatgatgcaaaactaagggacagcaatttttgacacaaattttgaattattccataaaattgactttagaagtggttttaagcatttaaacattcttagacatgatatttaccccagtcagtggtaattttcacttgcccacacttgctcacaaaaatactacaaaatcactaaaattcggtgcgtgacatcgggacatggggttttcaggggggtcgtcagatattgaagaattttttgactccaagaaatttatttttccccacttggatgttcttaactatttttatatatacaaaagtccatgactaagccaaaaaaaaaaaaaaaatccgcttttaaaacttttatgagcgccgaaagtcgcgggacttaaaagttcaccttttcagagaatcacccaaatgtcgggttatatatagggtGTACCAAAAAACCCTAATTGTACCCtctttttcttctatttctgaaaaatgaatcaaatatattttggtatgtaaagaaacctttattcgttagctttaataaaccgaacgaattatttcaatcggctcacatcTTTTGAAGATATATGCTCTTCTAAAGAAATTTACCCGTTTTTCACCTTGTCTACGgaggagatattttgctccacaacgccgatTATTTGCTATTTCTCCACTTACGATCCTGCCTATTAAAATTGTCTCCTTTCGATAAACCACGTCACATTTATTTCTTATCTTTCAGGATGGGTGATCCTGTGTGTGCACCGGCATAACCTCTGCCTTTTTGCCTTTGTGGCACTATGAATATCCATTTATGATGCATGATCAGGCATACACGTCACAACAGGCATCATCACATGCCCAATTGTTTTAATGGCTAACTTATGGGATGGGGtaaaacgtttggacagtatttattgtgggacatgagagcacatcaggcatatcgaattgcattctgaatacgaagaatgtcctgctgatatcaaataattttgattttttgaaattcgcaatttgtgtaatacacattttatggcaaatgattaaaaattgttatttttcatatttaacagtactcgaattaaactttataaatctgatgatatgtacttaaagtgtatgtagctgggatgaaaagccaacgatcaattgaaaagtttgacctttcatattgaagatatacatcattagatttattaagtttacttcgaggactgttaaatatcaaaatatcaatttttaatcatttgccataaatgggtattatatcgcgaattcaaaaaatcaaaattatttgatatcagaaggacattcttcgtattcagaatgtaattcgatatgtctgatgtgctctcatgtcccacaaaaaatactgtccaaacgttcataccccaccccttaaaaggCGAATgatgtaattccttgtaaaatacaaaaactggaATAACAGCTTAGTTTCTGGGGGAAATTACCCCTCCTCCGGCTACGCCCCTGATCCCGTGCGTACGTTAGAGAGAAATATGGTAAATTTAAAGGGCTACAAATTCCCTCCACGATTTAATCATGTTGATCAACGTTTTTCAAAGTTAGAAGAGTCTCCCATTTTCTTTTCGCTCCATGAAtattactgatagcacactacttcatccagtatctaatgctgataagacACTACTTCATCCTGTATCTAATGCTGATAATACACTACTTCATTcaatatctactgttgatatcacattacttcattcactatctactgctgatagcacactacttcatcagcgatctactgctgataacacattttcatcagctatctactgctgataacacactacttcatcagctatctactgctgataacacactacttcatcaactatcttctgctgattttTTTGTTtagtacaaaataaatcaattttgaatttttttttaattccaagaactgctataccccataataaaaataaaagagaccaatggaatgctagacatatatgCGCAatactatcaggtatttacaaaaattcaaaacatgtttttacatgtgaaaatttcaaagaaaaaaattggcaaaaattgtGGGGAaaactgttgaattctgcaccttgaagatgatttTTTAGCTATAGATAAagtgtattttaattgtatccaaaaggtattttaattgtatccaaaagttgtagaaacatcaggaatgaagtaaaacagtcaatttaaggaagaaattaacttacatttatcaaaaaatggtaaaaaatgaaaaagttgatttaaatcagtaattaaaaaaaaaaaaaaatcaagtgatttaaatcgcgatttaaatcaatgatttaaatcggcgtgatttaaataaaaacaaccctgctacttcatcaactactatactgctgatagcaaactacttcatcatctatctactgctgatagaaaattacttaatctgctatctactgctgatagcacattacttaatctgctatctactgctgataacacatcaCTACTATCTAAACTGCTGattaggcacattctccgataaagtgttcaagtttggtctcaggaatgacaaattgccaaccacgaagaattcatgaaaatcattcagaatcgtaaactttaatatagtttcagaacacaaagcaatgcatgggtgatttttcaacaatacttcatttttaagcaatattacttgtacgtattgggggggTAACGTttctgtggtaacgtatctgtgaaaccctttcccaCCTTTGTCcgaatcgtgcaagtgtaaaacttACCGACTCAATGTACAAAAGTCTGGTaaggtatttggcttcatttatcacagcgttttatcacaggggagtagaatttaggtaacgtatctgtgacgacatgaacgtaacgtcaggactttttcccattaatagacctgatttttttttactttgaaaccattataTTATGTACCAcacatataatataactatggagcctacTTGAttcatcacatatgagaacattcatcaagccaattattttcacagattgttatccattagaaatatggtaacgtatctgtgaacaatattggcgatatagtctcaaagacctgttggaaaaatttgatAACCTGTGTTgttatgttttatactttataacttagggcatgataccagctaatgaagagtacctataatccattatatgcgtGCATGTTTAGCGatcagggacacattatacggaacgtaccttggctggcgacatggaggaaaacatgGATATGCATAACCagctttgttttatattttctaggcatgttacaacctctagccccacacattttagaaagcaactcctaagtataagttatattaataaaagtcatttctttctgacgaaacaagtctgaataccacttgaaactatgggcgacacagataacacactacttcatcaagtatctactgctgatagcacattacttcatctgctatctactgttgataacacactacatcagctatctactgctgataacacactgcttcatcaactatctactgttgatagcgcactacttcatcaagtatctactgctgatagcacactacttcatctgctatctactgttgataacaccctacatcagctatctactgatgataaacCACTGCTTCatcagctgtctactgctgatagcacattattttatcagctatctactgctgatagcacactacttaatcagctatctactgctgatagaatatTGCTTcatctgctgtctactgctgataacacactacttcatcagctatattttgttgatagcgcactacttcatcaagtaggccctatctactgctgatagcagactaCTTCATTaaatatctattgctgataacacactacttcatcagctatctactgctgataacacactactccatcaactatctactgctgataacacattacttcatctgctatctactgttgataacacactacatcagctatctactgctgataacacactacttcatcagctatatctactgctgataacacactacttcagcaactctactgctgatagcaccttattttatcagctatctactgctgatagcacattacttcatcagctatatctactgctgatagcacactacttcattaaatATCTATtgttgataacacactacttcagcACAttatacttcatctgctatctactgctgataacacactccttcatcagctatctactgctgataacacactactccgtcaactatctactgctaatagcacattacttcatctgctatctactgttgataacacactacatcagctatctactgctgataacacgctacttcatcagctatctactgctgataacactctacttcatcaactgtctactgctgatagcacattattttatcagctatatactgctgatagcacactacttcatcagctatctacagctgctgatagcacattacttcatcagctatctactgctgataacacactacttcatcaactgtctactgctgatagcacattattttatcagctatatactgctgataacacactacttcatcagctatattttgttgatagcgcactacttcatcaagtaggccctatctactgctgatagcacactactttattaaatatctattgctgataacacactacttcatcagctatctactctcTGATAATACACTACtcaatcaactatctactgctgataacacattacttcatctgctatctactgttgataacacactacccagctatctactgcttataacaCACTACGTCAtcagctctctactgctgataacacactacttcatctgctgatagcacattacttcatcagctatctactgctgataacacactacttcatctgctgatagcacattacttcatcagctatctactgctgatagcacattacttcagctatatctactgctgataacacactacttcatcaactatctactgctgatagcacattacttcatctgctatctactgctgataacacactactttatgtgttttatgtgtttgtttgtttttgcttgttgtgttttttttttggttttttttattctttcttttttatgcATTTCAAAATAATCTAACAACAACCATCACCGAAGTGATATTTCGTATTTAGTTTataacactacttcatcagctatctactgctaataacacactacttcagcaactctctactgctgatagtaccttattttatcagctatctactgctgatagcacattacttcatcagctatatatatctactgctgatagcacactacttcattaaatATCTATagttgataacacactacttcagcACATTATACTTCatctgctatttactgctgataacacaagtgtctactgctgatagcacattattttatcagctatatactgctgataacacactacttcatcagctatattttgttgatagcgcactacttcatcaagtaggccctatctactgctgatatagaacACTACTTCATTaaatatctattgctgataacacactacttcatcagctatctactgctgataatacacTACtcaatcaactatctactgctgataacacattacttcatctgctatctactgttgataacacactacccagctatctactgcttataacaCACTACGTCAtcagctctctactgctgataacacactacttcatctgctgatagcacattacttcatcagctatctactgctgatagcacattacttcagctatatctactgctgataacacagtacttcatcaactatctactgctgatagcacattacttcatctgctatctactgctgataacacactacttcatctgctgatagcacattacttcatcagctatctactgctgatagcacattacttcagctatatctactgctgataacacagtacttcatcaactatctactgctgatagcacattacttcatctgctatctactgctgataacacactacttcatgtgttttatgtgtttgtttgtttttgcttgttgttgtgtttttttgttgttgtttttttattctttcttttttatgcATTTCAAAATAATCTAACAACAACAACCATCACCGAAGTGATATTTCGTATTTAGTTTAtagaaatgaaaacaaattgtcTTTATTGGAAATTGATACGTGACTCgtacataatataggcctaaagagTGCATCATAAAAATAGATCGTGCTATAATAATACATCAATCACTTTATTAGGACTTTCGTTTGCCGTCTTTCCCGGGCCGTCTTTGAATTATTTAAATACGGCAAAGGTCAGAAAGACCTATTTTCAACATGAAAAAGATTCTATAAAGGCCAGAATGAAGCATTTTGagaatgagaactacctgccgattggccaaaaagaagttttcattatcaattggaccaatagTCAACCATtaatgttagaataatttcaccacgcaaaaacattagagtgaattatttgcaaagctccattctgattggtaattaaagtaatgatatcatgtaattgaccaatcagaggcaatattagatcggcaggtagtgctcagggagttaaaTTTGCTAGAACTCCAGATGACCTGTATGTAGAACCTGTAGAATCTTTTATCTAAGATAGAGTATATAACCAGTAGACTGTTAATTGtatattaaaaacctcgcgtcgaggttttgccaagttttaaaaataacggttacttaatgaaataacggttagttcatgaaaaagaagaagtgaaatttagcaaaacgcgacgaggtttatttgcccgtaagagagctctattgttccgctattgtatccgctattgtatccactattgtattctattcataaaagctactgcaagaatcgcggcaatccctgatattgctggtgtctaccgccggcgtttcgtatttattaacattcaaaatgatccgatactctttcatttatagacttattcccaccttttatataatattcagaaattgcaattatgaaaactacaaactttgaaagtgaaaatatattaccatcgaaaatatatcatacttaaattctatagaatctatagaggcattgcatgtgaagtatcatccgtaaatatggcagactactcaaatgcattctacaaaagcatgattgcaatctaccgtgacagttcgtctcacacacataaccctgcactacgatcaaataggttgatgacaacatttgattgaatggactgtactccgccataactacggtgaaggacaccggttcaaattctttgtttggagccaatcaataatttcatgcagggcctctatagatacccaacccagaagtgcccatttattttctaattttttgtaatcgcgcccaaatatccccgcaaatatcttatacacggttttattgatttattttgggCATTTTAACAGTTAGAAGTTGTCAAAAATGgtaacatccattgatagcaatggttgagtaaacattgtctaaacactagataaaaagacagctttgtactaccaggaaagttgaaaaagaaggaggaagaacggaattatatccttgagataatcccgtaggttatcctgtcgcacctattcatagtcctttattctcaagtagttacacatctacttgaaagtagcctttgatgtgatgtgccttgccgactacggttgattaattttcactccagaattgaaaccatatccaatgtttctatagataattccttgaaagtatgacacgtgtgtgttaagaacctgatgttgctctgcagagatatcgcacgtggatactataagaaagaaatgtagttttgtaaagattccaaaaaaatccgcccattttggaatatatattaattatttaggagagtgttttaggattttgttagaaacaggatgatttttgatcatctatattttattgttttaatgtattttcctgtcatttcctgcaaacctaataaagatattttgataattgaaaatagtctgtatcataaatcgtagaggttgaaagcgtaaccaagcgtgcaaaattattatttgccatggaacttcggtcatattttatttaaaataaactggatgttaggatctgcatgcatggtatgcatggtattgatggtatacagacactgacctttctctaaaaccagtaagcagcaacttgtgtatcacacccgtcatgggttcgaacccttttgttgtattttattgttaaacctaaatagcgtgattgcttttgaatgagcggcaacacacatattttgtttgaggatagctggatctatctccttcttttacatcttctctggtactacagagaagatgtaggaaaaggagatagatccagctatcctcaaacaaaaatgtgctgctgccgctcattcaaaagtaatcacgctattcaggtttaacaataaaatacaataaagggttcgaacccatgatggcagggaacctctattattatcgggaattgcctgttacacatgatcgcacataaggtcgtaggcaattggtcggacctcatctgcccagaacatattgacccaggtcagcataccgccatatccttcccgacatgcttagtagccaagtccgtaggagagtggatccacacactatgtacacaaatatacatttggccacattttattatacgattaatacgaatttattaaacatggtaacaaatattctctagcaaatcggttatagatggaactggtaggcatattataaattcgggatattaaatatcttcctgaccagccagatctgcgcatggtcaaagacgagtatcagaccgacgcaaactggcttagtctccacatcagccagtttggttccgcccctccacaggcaGCGTAACCTGTgaaggagactcggtcggacctggtcggacctcatctctccccatcgattgtgtcctataatccccgacattgcccttttatgaagtcacatcgccctgatgatgggtgtgatacacaacttgctgcttaatagttttaggaaAAGGTCaatgtctgtatatcatcatactatgcataccatgcatgcagaccctaacatccagttatatttcaataaaatatgaccgaagttccatgtcaaattataatttctgacgcttgttgactctttcaatacgatttatgataaagactattttcaattatcaaaatatctttatgtttgcagtttaaaaaccactaatcgcgaaatgaggatatcgaacataggcccccgcagggctacaaaaaactgctaaccgcaaaatatggatatccaactagtttgccctcgaagctgtaaaaaccactcacatccaactagtttaccccgcaggctacaaagaaccacaaaccgcgaaatatggatatccaacaagtttgccccgcagggctacaaagaactgctaaccgcgaaatatggatatccaactagtttgccctcgaagcttcaaaaaccactcatcgcgaaatatggatatccaactagtttgccccgcagggctacaaagaaccattaaccgcgaaatatggatatccaactacttcgcctcgcatggctagaaagaaccacttaccgcgcaatatccttttacctcaaaaaaagaattaatatctaccaaaacacgtttcaaaacgtaaaaaggggccaagtttaaaaaatctttcctgtgtggcttttcacccttttttaaacttggtcccatttatgaaagtttctaaagacccatacgaagtcatctttaggctacttgtttgttttcttagttgtcagtgttcattttgtagagtaaattaattaatgttcgtgcttgattgaagtttttccgtaaagacgttataatgtattttgatttaagcaaaagtagcaaatactcactttgttaaattcttcatcgtcttgtgcgatcctgcgccttatgtacagatgtagggactataatatgtaacaggttgacagacagtcaatttgctaagtatatataatactct
Above is a window of Amphiura filiformis chromosome 7, Afil_fr2py, whole genome shotgun sequence DNA encoding:
- the LOC140157574 gene encoding uncharacterized protein, yielding MAGEAGPLKVFLWTTPRTVSTSFLKCMTYVPDTVAWHEPYLQIGKFSYQVEDPMFSEPYRELAEKHGGASEVAKIESGYDASDKDFDWLKEQLEGDFPGKKMVFVKDMGASILRESRHDKIPKGFRHTFLIRNPNKIMKSQLKGFMRAQKTGSFKNPKLTPDKIRPVQYLNELWKYVKAEGLESRPVIIDIDELLENPKEMLEAYCKEIGIPFTEDLLTWPAGDDVMTKIWMVPKQTILTYRAVGVHDGTFASTGFHKSPTTTVDSSSAEDELMKQIPPILAQVFKGMVDREYTYYEELYAERLTLNK